In one Streptomyces sp. NBC_00597 genomic region, the following are encoded:
- a CDS encoding maleylpyruvate isomerase family mycothiol-dependent enzyme, with the protein MTDHVHDLQSVREATDRLLTAVAKLDNAALAEESHLPGWTRGHVLAHLARNADALVNVFAGRPMYESAEARDSDIERDAPRALEVQLADLRETHAGFLAQTSQDQDWSRTVELRNGVTDLAANVPFRRLVEVELHHVDLNIGYELSDLPEEFTAREIAFLADRWSGNPSVPPVTLQAEGDGNGTTWHTGGTGGGPITLVGTGAELLGWLAGRADKGAHLTVVGGLLPALPPL; encoded by the coding sequence ATGACTGATCATGTGCACGACCTGCAATCTGTACGTGAAGCCACGGACCGACTGCTGACCGCGGTCGCGAAACTGGACAACGCCGCCCTCGCCGAGGAGTCACACCTCCCCGGCTGGACCCGCGGCCATGTGCTGGCCCACCTGGCGCGCAACGCCGACGCCCTCGTCAACGTCTTCGCGGGCCGCCCCATGTACGAGAGCGCCGAGGCCCGCGACTCCGACATCGAGCGCGACGCCCCGCGCGCCCTGGAGGTCCAGCTCGCCGACCTGCGCGAGACGCACGCCGGCTTCCTGGCCCAGACCTCGCAGGACCAGGACTGGTCGCGCACCGTCGAGCTGCGCAACGGGGTCACCGACCTCGCCGCCAACGTGCCGTTCCGCCGTCTCGTCGAGGTCGAGCTGCACCACGTCGACCTGAACATCGGCTACGAGCTCTCCGACCTCCCGGAGGAGTTCACCGCCCGCGAGATCGCCTTCCTCGCCGACCGCTGGTCCGGGAACCCCTCGGTGCCCCCGGTCACCCTCCAGGCCGAGGGCGACGGCAACGGCACCACCTGGCACACCGGCGGGACCGGGGGCGGCCCGATCACCCTGGTCGGCACCGGAGCCGAGCTGCTCGGCTGGCTGGCCGGGCGCGCGGACAAGGGCGCGCACCTCACCGTCGTCGGCGGCCTCCTCCCGGCCCTTCCCCCGCTCTAG
- a CDS encoding MBL fold metallo-hydrolase produces the protein MTYSGAVKVGGPADVHELPDLMISKVAVGPMDNNAYLLRCRATDEQLLIDAAAEPETLLHLIGDDGIASVVTTHRHGDHWGALQAVVEATGARTYAGADDVEGIPVATDVPVADGDVIRVGRVTLTARHLVGHTPGSIALVYDDPHGHPHVFTGDCLFPGGVGNTGGDAKAFASLIDDVQHKIFEQLPDEAWVYPGHGNDTTLGAERPHLAEWRERGW, from the coding sequence ATGACGTACAGCGGAGCAGTCAAGGTCGGCGGTCCGGCCGACGTGCACGAACTCCCGGACCTGATGATTTCCAAGGTCGCGGTGGGTCCCATGGACAACAACGCGTACCTGCTGCGCTGCCGGGCCACCGACGAGCAGCTGCTGATCGACGCGGCCGCCGAGCCGGAGACCCTGCTGCACCTGATCGGTGACGACGGCATCGCGTCCGTCGTCACCACCCACCGGCACGGCGACCACTGGGGCGCGCTCCAGGCCGTGGTCGAGGCGACCGGCGCACGCACGTACGCGGGCGCCGACGACGTGGAGGGCATCCCGGTGGCGACCGACGTGCCCGTGGCGGACGGGGACGTGATCCGGGTCGGCCGGGTCACCCTGACCGCCCGCCACCTCGTCGGACACACCCCGGGGTCGATCGCGCTGGTCTACGACGACCCGCACGGGCACCCGCACGTGTTCACCGGCGACTGCCTCTTCCCGGGCGGCGTCGGCAACACCGGGGGCGACGCGAAGGCCTTCGCCAGCCTCATCGACGACGTGCAGCACAAGATCTTCGAGCAGCTGCCGGACGAGGCCTGGGTCTACCCGGGGCACGGCAACGACACCACGCTCGGCGCGGAGCGGCCGCACCTGGCCGAATGGCGCGAGCGCGGCTGGTAA